In one Aggregicoccus sp. 17bor-14 genomic region, the following are encoded:
- the metH gene encoding methionine synthase — translation MSHSPIPSLPLPPDARAERIRALRAALAERVLVLDGAMGTLLQGEDLKAADFGGAEYEGCNEHLVLTRPELIQRIHTRYLEAGADVTETDTFGGTALVLAEFGLAPRALEINREAARLARAACESVQRQDGRLRWVAGSIGPTTKAISVTGGVTFEELVDQFALQARGLCEGGSDYLLVETAQDTRNVKAALLGIARTFEQLGYRVPVAVSGTIEPMGTMLAGQSVESLAASLEHVELLYLGLNCATGPEFMTDHVRSLAQLSRFPVACVPNAGLPDENGHYLETPEMLARSLRRFCEQGWLNVVGGCCGTHAGHIRTLSEAVRGLAPRRHVPSPRSSLSGVDYLEVREEERPVIVGERTNVIGSKKFKELIVAEAYEDASEIARAQVRRGAQVIDICLANPDRDEREDMRRFLESVVRKVRVPLMIDSTDEHVIAMALTYSQGKAIINSVNLEDGEERFEKVVPLARRFGAALVVGCIDETGMAVTRERKLAVARRSFELLTGKYGMRAEDLYFDPLVFPCASGDVQYTGSAVETIEGVRLIKGQLPGVKTVLGISNVSFGLPTAGREVLNSVFLYHCVQAGLDMALVNSEKLERYPSLPPEDRRLSEDLLYGRGEDPITPFAAHFREKKPQKAQRSDLPLAQRLERYIVEGTRDGLAQDLELALKEHAPLDIINGPLMKGMDEVGRLFAANELIVAEVLQSAESMKAAVSFLEPHMSRAQAASRGKVVLATVKGDVHDIGKNLVEIILANNGFDVVNLGIKVPPEQLVAAVKEHRPDILGLSGLLVKSAHQMVATAEDLSRAGVSVPVLVGGAALSRNFVDKNIAPAYAGTVAYAQDAMSGLELAKQMVDPQRFAQLKGELAERREKLAREVRERPKSAPVPAVRSREVPLLAELPPAPDYERHVLTNTPLDHIWRFINPVMLYGRHLGLKGAARQLGTPAEGELARTEEGRKALELKGVVDELKAGLRAGQMHARAVFQFFKAGSEGNRVLLFDGASGREVARFDFPRQEKEGGVCLADFVAPLEGGAPRDNVCLFVTTAGAGIRELSDDYKAKGQFLKMHAVQALALETAEGYAELLHTQLRSMWGFPDRPEMTMLERFRAEYTGKRYSFGYPACPRLEDQALLFDALKPQDIGVQLTDGCMMEPEASVSALVFHHPQAFYFSVT, via the coding sequence ATGAGCCACTCTCCGATTCCCTCCCTCCCGCTGCCTCCGGATGCGCGCGCCGAGCGCATCCGGGCCCTCCGCGCCGCCCTGGCCGAGCGGGTGCTGGTGCTGGACGGCGCCATGGGCACGCTGCTGCAGGGCGAGGACCTGAAGGCCGCGGACTTCGGCGGCGCCGAGTACGAGGGCTGCAACGAGCACCTGGTGCTCACCCGGCCCGAGCTCATCCAGCGCATCCACACCCGCTACCTCGAGGCCGGCGCGGACGTGACCGAGACGGACACCTTCGGCGGCACCGCGCTGGTGCTCGCGGAGTTCGGGCTCGCCCCCCGCGCACTGGAGATCAACCGCGAGGCGGCCCGGCTCGCGCGCGCCGCCTGCGAGAGCGTCCAGCGGCAGGACGGCCGCCTGCGCTGGGTGGCCGGCAGCATCGGGCCCACCACCAAGGCCATCTCGGTGACCGGCGGCGTCACCTTCGAGGAGCTGGTGGACCAGTTCGCGCTGCAGGCGCGGGGGCTGTGCGAGGGCGGCAGCGACTACCTGCTCGTGGAGACGGCGCAGGACACGCGCAACGTGAAGGCGGCGCTGCTGGGCATCGCGCGCACCTTCGAGCAGCTGGGCTACCGGGTGCCGGTGGCGGTGTCGGGCACCATCGAGCCCATGGGCACCATGCTCGCGGGGCAGAGCGTGGAGAGCCTCGCCGCCTCGCTCGAGCACGTGGAGCTGCTCTACCTGGGGCTCAACTGCGCCACGGGGCCCGAGTTCATGACGGACCACGTGCGCTCGCTCGCGCAGCTCAGCCGCTTCCCGGTGGCCTGCGTGCCCAACGCGGGCCTGCCGGACGAGAACGGGCACTACCTGGAGACGCCCGAGATGCTCGCGCGCAGCTTGCGCCGCTTCTGCGAGCAGGGCTGGCTCAACGTGGTGGGCGGCTGTTGCGGCACGCACGCGGGCCACATCCGCACCCTCTCCGAGGCCGTGCGGGGCCTCGCGCCCCGCCGCCACGTGCCCTCGCCGCGCAGCAGCCTGTCCGGCGTGGATTACCTGGAGGTGCGCGAGGAGGAGCGGCCCGTCATCGTGGGCGAGCGCACCAACGTCATCGGCAGCAAGAAGTTCAAGGAGCTCATCGTCGCCGAGGCCTACGAGGACGCGAGCGAGATCGCCCGCGCCCAGGTGCGCCGCGGCGCGCAGGTCATCGACATCTGCCTCGCCAACCCGGACCGCGACGAGCGCGAGGACATGCGCCGCTTCCTCGAGTCCGTGGTGCGAAAGGTGCGCGTGCCCTTGATGATCGACAGCACGGACGAGCACGTCATCGCGATGGCGCTCACCTACAGCCAGGGCAAGGCGATCATCAACTCGGTGAACCTGGAGGACGGCGAGGAGCGCTTCGAGAAGGTGGTGCCGCTCGCGCGCCGCTTCGGCGCGGCGCTGGTGGTGGGCTGCATCGACGAGACCGGCATGGCCGTCACCCGCGAGCGCAAGCTCGCCGTGGCCAGGCGCTCCTTCGAGCTGCTCACCGGCAAGTATGGGATGCGCGCGGAGGATCTCTACTTCGACCCGCTCGTCTTCCCCTGTGCCTCGGGCGACGTGCAGTACACCGGCAGCGCGGTGGAGACCATCGAGGGGGTGCGCCTCATCAAGGGGCAGCTCCCCGGCGTGAAGACGGTGCTGGGCATCTCCAACGTCTCCTTCGGCCTGCCCACCGCGGGCCGCGAGGTGCTCAACTCGGTGTTCCTCTACCACTGCGTCCAGGCGGGCCTGGACATGGCGCTGGTGAACTCCGAGAAGCTCGAGCGCTACCCCTCGCTCCCGCCCGAGGACCGGCGCCTGAGCGAGGACCTGCTCTACGGCCGCGGGGAGGACCCCATCACTCCGTTCGCCGCGCACTTCCGCGAGAAGAAGCCGCAGAAGGCGCAGCGCTCGGACCTGCCGCTCGCGCAGCGGCTCGAGCGCTACATCGTGGAGGGCACGCGCGACGGGCTCGCGCAGGACCTGGAGCTCGCGCTGAAGGAACACGCGCCCCTGGACATCATCAACGGCCCGCTGATGAAGGGCATGGACGAGGTGGGCCGCCTCTTCGCCGCCAACGAGCTCATCGTGGCGGAGGTGCTGCAGAGCGCCGAGTCGATGAAGGCCGCCGTGAGCTTCCTCGAGCCGCACATGAGCCGCGCCCAGGCCGCGAGCCGCGGCAAGGTGGTGCTCGCCACGGTGAAGGGGGACGTGCACGACATCGGCAAGAACCTGGTGGAGATCATCCTCGCGAACAACGGCTTCGACGTGGTGAACCTGGGCATCAAGGTCCCGCCCGAGCAGCTGGTGGCCGCGGTGAAGGAGCACCGCCCGGACATCCTCGGGCTCTCGGGGCTGCTGGTGAAGAGCGCGCACCAGATGGTGGCCACCGCCGAGGACCTGAGCCGCGCGGGCGTGAGCGTGCCGGTGCTCGTGGGCGGCGCGGCGCTCAGCCGCAACTTCGTGGACAAGAACATCGCCCCTGCGTACGCGGGCACGGTGGCCTACGCCCAGGACGCGATGAGCGGCCTGGAGCTGGCGAAGCAGATGGTGGACCCGCAGCGCTTCGCGCAGCTCAAGGGCGAGCTCGCCGAGCGGCGCGAGAAGCTCGCGCGCGAGGTGCGCGAGCGGCCCAAGAGCGCGCCCGTTCCGGCCGTGCGCTCGCGCGAGGTGCCGCTGCTCGCCGAGCTCCCGCCCGCGCCCGACTACGAGCGGCACGTGCTCACCAACACGCCGCTGGACCACATCTGGCGCTTCATCAACCCGGTGATGCTCTACGGGCGCCACCTGGGCCTCAAGGGCGCCGCGCGCCAGCTGGGCACTCCCGCGGAAGGCGAGCTCGCGCGCACCGAGGAGGGGCGCAAGGCGCTCGAGCTCAAGGGCGTGGTGGACGAGCTCAAGGCGGGGCTGCGCGCAGGGCAGATGCACGCGCGCGCCGTGTTCCAGTTCTTCAAGGCGGGCAGCGAGGGCAACCGCGTGCTGCTCTTCGACGGCGCGAGCGGCCGCGAGGTGGCCCGCTTCGACTTCCCGCGCCAGGAGAAGGAGGGCGGGGTGTGCCTCGCGGACTTCGTGGCGCCGCTGGAGGGGGGCGCGCCGCGCGACAACGTCTGCCTCTTCGTCACCACCGCGGGCGCGGGCATCCGCGAGCTGAGCGACGACTACAAGGCGAAGGGGCAGTTCCTCAAGATGCACGCCGTGCAGGCGCTCGCGCTGGAGACGGCCGAGGGCTACGCGGAGCTCTTGCACACCCAGCTGCGCAGCATGTGGGGCTTCCCGGACCGGCCGGAGATGACGATGCTCGAGCGCTTCCGCGCGGAGTACACCGGCAAGCGCTACTCCTTCGGCTACCCGGCCTGCCCCCGCCTCGAGGACCAGGCGCTGCTCTTCGATGCGCTGAAGCCGCAGGACATCGGCGTGCAGCTCACGGATGGGTGCATGATGGAGCCGGAGGCCTCGGTGTCCGCCCTGGTCTTCCACCACCCGCAGGCGTTCTACTTCTCGGTGACCTAG
- a CDS encoding metalloregulator ArsR/SmtB family transcription factor — MNDLSQAFRALGDPTRLRILRLVAQAPLNVTELVSLVGVAQSSVSHHLAKLRGLGLIREERQAGFSYYSLGLAADDGRWPLIRLAQEAEDGAGDRARLEDLLRQRADRQALAESQNGRLLEPGQSWFLWAGALASLLPALDVADFGCGTGVLSVAIARWAKQVWAIDQSAEALEEARERARREGLTNIRFLREDLGALSLPDGKRDLVVISQSLHYLEAPGAVLAEAARILKPGGRLVVLELMPHDERWVRERLGHRHLGFEPEALEASLRRAGFTHLSFETHSRDGASPFRVFLLTGEKKR; from the coding sequence ATGAACGACTTGAGCCAGGCCTTCCGCGCGCTCGGAGACCCGACGCGGCTGCGCATCCTGCGGCTCGTGGCGCAGGCGCCGCTCAACGTGACGGAGCTGGTGTCGCTGGTGGGCGTGGCGCAGAGCTCGGTGAGCCACCACCTCGCGAAGCTGCGGGGCCTCGGGCTCATCCGCGAGGAGCGCCAGGCGGGCTTCAGCTACTACTCGCTGGGGCTCGCCGCGGACGACGGGCGCTGGCCGCTCATCCGGCTCGCGCAGGAGGCCGAGGACGGGGCGGGGGACCGCGCGCGGCTCGAGGACCTGCTGCGCCAGCGCGCCGACCGGCAGGCGCTCGCCGAGAGCCAGAACGGGCGCCTGCTCGAGCCCGGACAGAGCTGGTTCCTGTGGGCCGGCGCGCTCGCGAGCCTGCTGCCGGCGCTGGACGTGGCGGACTTCGGCTGCGGCACCGGCGTGCTCTCGGTGGCCATCGCCCGGTGGGCGAAGCAGGTGTGGGCCATCGACCAGAGCGCCGAGGCGCTGGAGGAAGCGCGCGAGCGCGCCAGGCGCGAGGGGCTCACCAACATCCGCTTCCTGCGCGAGGACCTGGGCGCGCTGTCGCTGCCGGACGGCAAGCGCGACCTGGTGGTCATCTCGCAGAGCCTGCACTACCTGGAGGCGCCCGGCGCGGTGCTCGCCGAGGCCGCACGCATCCTCAAGCCCGGCGGCCGGCTCGTGGTGCTGGAGCTGATGCCGCACGACGAGCGCTGGGTGCGCGAGCGCCTGGGGCACCGGCACCTGGGCTTCGAGCCGGAGGCGCTCGAGGCCTCGCTGCGCCGCGCCGGCTTCACCCACCTCTCCTTCGAGACCCACTCCCGCGACGGCGCGAGCCCCTTCCGCGTCTTCCTCCTCACTGGCGAGAAAAAGCGATGA
- a CDS encoding patatin-like phospholipase family protein — MSSPTLHAQLASKRFGLVLSAGYFGFYGHAGFLQGLQDAGLSPSAYAGTSAGGMVAAYAAGGMEVQRLQGLLLEQTRAHFWDPDPVGVLRAALPGGAGATGLLKGQRFRRLLEQTLPVDRFERLPHPLVLVGANLTRGRPEVFTQGELAPRVHATCAYPGLFRAVRLGEDLYWDGGLVDKAPALALQESAAGAGLEALLVHYLPSRQGARLGGPFAYAQGIAAGNLALRHDHFRLQLALLAARGVAVHVVVSHLPAVSPKRLEQGRLAMQQAREALRRALAEPPRSLDEGLAQGARG, encoded by the coding sequence ATGTCCTCCCCCACCCTGCACGCCCAGCTCGCCTCCAAACGCTTCGGCCTCGTCCTCTCCGCCGGCTACTTCGGCTTCTACGGCCACGCGGGCTTCCTGCAGGGGCTGCAGGACGCGGGGCTCAGCCCTTCCGCCTACGCGGGCACCTCCGCGGGCGGCATGGTGGCGGCGTACGCGGCCGGAGGCATGGAGGTGCAGCGGCTCCAGGGGCTGCTGCTCGAGCAGACGCGCGCGCACTTCTGGGACCCGGACCCCGTGGGCGTGCTGCGCGCGGCGCTGCCCGGGGGCGCGGGCGCCACGGGCCTCCTCAAGGGCCAGCGCTTCCGCCGGCTCCTCGAGCAGACGCTGCCGGTGGACCGCTTCGAGCGGCTCCCCCACCCGCTGGTGCTGGTGGGCGCGAACCTCACGCGCGGCCGCCCCGAGGTCTTCACCCAGGGCGAGCTCGCCCCGCGCGTGCACGCCACCTGCGCCTACCCGGGGCTCTTTCGCGCGGTGCGCCTGGGCGAGGACCTCTACTGGGACGGCGGGCTGGTGGACAAGGCGCCCGCGCTCGCGCTGCAGGAGAGCGCCGCGGGCGCGGGGCTCGAGGCGCTGCTGGTGCACTACCTGCCCAGCCGCCAGGGCGCGCGGCTCGGCGGGCCCTTCGCCTACGCCCAGGGCATCGCCGCGGGGAACCTCGCGCTGCGCCACGACCACTTCCGCCTGCAGCTCGCGCTGCTCGCGGCCCGCGGCGTCGCGGTGCACGTGGTGGTGAGCCACCTGCCCGCGGTGAGCCCCAAGCGCCTCGAGCAGGGCCGGCTCGCGATGCAGCAGGCGCGAGAGGCGCTGCGCCGCGCGCTCGCCGAGCCGCCGCGCTCGCTCGACGAGGGGCTCGCGCAGGGGGCACGCGGGTAG
- a CDS encoding CoA-binding protein, with translation MQHPENLIEDEAGVRQVVQAARRVAVLGIKTEAQSGQPAFYVPQYLAQAGVEVVPVPVYYPEVTEILGRKVYRRLVDVPGELDLVDVFRRPQDLEQHLEDLLAKRPRAVWFQSGIRNDRVAERLAEAGIQVVQDRCLMVDHRRYGR, from the coding sequence ATGCAGCATCCGGAGAATCTCATCGAGGACGAGGCGGGCGTGCGCCAGGTGGTGCAGGCAGCGCGGCGCGTGGCGGTGCTCGGCATCAAGACGGAGGCGCAGTCGGGCCAGCCCGCCTTCTACGTGCCGCAGTACCTCGCGCAGGCGGGCGTCGAGGTGGTGCCGGTGCCCGTGTACTACCCGGAGGTGACCGAGATCCTGGGCCGCAAGGTGTACCGCCGGCTCGTGGACGTGCCCGGCGAGCTGGACCTGGTGGACGTGTTCCGCCGGCCGCAGGACCTCGAGCAGCACCTGGAGGACCTGCTCGCCAAGCGCCCCCGGGCGGTGTGGTTCCAGAGCGGCATCCGCAACGACCGCGTCGCCGAGCGCCTCGCCGAGGCGGGCATCCAGGTGGTGCAGGACCGCTGCCTCATGGTGGACCACCGCCGCTACGGCCGCTGA